The genomic DNA GGACaagggcgaagaggagggggaaaaatcAGGCTGACAAAAACGTACCCGACAGTTGGACGGCATTATTTTGTTCCCCTTGCAAAATATCCAAAAGCGCATTTATAAAGCCGGGCTGTGTCTCGGCCTACGATATTCGGGAAAATAGTATGAGTATAGGCCAGAATCAAATCCATCCAAAAGTATTCCACATACATATTTTAAATCTATCTCAGCCTGACGGCGATTATCCGCATTTGGGTCGAGCGTTGACTGTATGCGGTCCCGAAGAGCTGTAACATCCATATCgcaccaacagcagcaaaCCCCCAGCAAACAGAAATCGTATTCCGAATCAAAAGTGCCCCGTCACGTAGCAAGAGGCCCGGTAGGACAGAGAATGGGGCCGAGAAAGTTATGTCGCGGGGAGATGTTGTAGTAAAGAAAGTGCAAAAGTGCACATtgggtttgttgggtttggtttggttttctCGTGGATTTTCAAGCGGTGCCGGCCCCGCGCCTATGGCAGCTAATCAGAGGGCTCGCCGCCACGCGCGGTAAGAGAATTTTTTGCTGCTCCTGAACATTTTGCcccggaaaggaaaggaaaattcCCAGACTAGCTTTAAAGACCCAAGGTTCGCATCGGTTTTGCCGGCAGAATGGCTGGATGTATTCAATTCTCTGTGAAATATTCTATGCAAGATCCTTGCTAACATGCctctatgtatgtatgaagaaatgaaaaaaagagcctTTGAACCTGAATATCAAACAGgtaaacaaacaaacaacataaaataaaataaaataaaatagaaataaagaTCAACACCCCACGTGGTCATGAACCTTAGTCGAACTTCGTGGTCTAACTACATATACAACGACGCCGCAAAAATCACATCCCTCTTGATCAGTTCTTGTGCCTGTTGCATCTTAGTATATAATGACGGGTCTCCAACCAGCTTCGCTgcattcttcacttctcGGCATGTTTCGTCCAGACGAGTTATAGTCCGTACAATCGTACCTTCCATCACATCGGTGAGGTCAGTGATGCGGTTGAAAGACATCCCTTTAGCCCATTCGTAGACGACCTCCGCCAGACCAAATCGTGGTTGACTGGCAAAGTCATTGCTATCTTCACTAGACTGAATGACCTGATATTGAATTTGGAAGTCGTTCACCTTCTCCGAAATCTTAACAATcgcttccttgcccttctccaaGCGCGGTGTCAATGTAGGAACATTCTCAGTCTTTTCCTGGAAGACAAAGGCGGATAGAAGTGCAACAATCTCCTCAGGCTCGTATTCAGCTAAGACGTTCTCGAGGACCAATTCCGTTAAGACAAGCTCATCAGCTGAGTGAATCTAATCAAGCTGTTAGTGAAAAGACCACGACCTCTTTCATCGAGTTAATGAACCTACCTCACATGCTACCTTGCCTTTCAGCTGTACGCGAGATTGTTCATCTACAAACCCTAGTTCTTTCAGTACCTGAATACGTTGTTCGTAATCTGGCAAAAGTTGAAGATTTTGATCGGACATTAATTGCTTCAACTGCGAAATGTTCTCTTTGACTTGCCATTCGTCGTGTTGCATCTCGAACTGTTTAATGTAAGCATGTTTTACTTACTTTTCAGACACACTATGTTCACTTACATGTTTCAAGAAGTCCGGGCATTGCAAGCATTTGCAGGACTCGGCAATTGTTGCCTGGGCTTGTCGTTTTTCCAGTATGTCCCTCACCTGCAATTCTTTGATTCGAGTCCAGTCTATCTCGTCCCAAGCGGTGCTCGTCCACGATCCACAGTATTTATGCAGCTCTTTATCGGCAAATTTGATGGCctctttcttgatattgagataCCACGTGGGACCAGTTAGCTTCACCATGGTATTGGTGAGACACTCCAGATCAGAGAGTGGTATCTTGCAAACTTTCAAGGTCATATCAGCTCCACGGGTTGGTAGAGTCTGGAATAGATGTCGGAATTTAggaaggaaggggaggaTATCGCTTGGATGACGTCTGCCACCTAATTTGCCGATTTCGAGAATCTGTACGGTGGGCGTAGGccctcctccaacccctTCTCGGACGATAATACCAGCAGTCCGATATCCATCCTTTCTGTAAACGACCAGCCGCTTGGGCATAAATAGACGCTTACCGACGGGAGAGGCGAGCAACCCAACATGCAGCTCACTTGTTAGTTTTCCGTACTCCATGGCTGCATTATGACAAGCCACGAGATCAATGTCACAGATATCGCAAGGCTCACGCTTAATCTTAGCCAAACTAGCTTCTGATAGTTGAACTTGTTTCTCATGCTCTGGAAGCAAAGCCTGCGTGGCATTTTCACTAAAACTGCGCTTGATCATCTCTTCAATCCTCAGAGCCTCAACACGCAAGAGATTCAGAATCATATTGTAAGTAAGCCTAAATTGGGATCGAAGTTTGGTTGGTTCACCAAGGATCATCCGCTTCAAAGCACCGGCAGGAGGCGCTTCATCTTTACCAGTGCTAGTAATGATGACATAGCCGACAGTGTCAAGGCCTCTTCGCCCAGCACGGCCGGCCATCTGGGTATATTCACCTGGTAGCAGGTCCCTGAAGCCTTTACCATCATGTTTACGGAACCCCGAGAAAACCACCGTACGAGTTGGTAGATTAAGCCCCATAGCGAACGTTTCTGTTGCGAAAAGAACCTTGACCAATGATTTGGCGAATAGGATTTCAACGATCTCTTTCATAATGGGCAGAAGACCTCCATGATGAACAGCAATTCCTCTGCTTAGCAAGTCGCGAAGGCGAAGTATCTGCGGGAGCGTCCTATCTTCGGGCTTTAAGCGTGTAAGTGACTTCTCGATAAACATGTGGGTAAGACTTTTCTCCGACGCATTACAGAAGTCCTGGTTTGAGAGTGAATCCGCATTCTCCTCACATCTCTTCTTGGAGAACACGAAAATACAACCAGGGAGCAAATTCTCCTTGCGAAGATGTTGGACAAGTTGTACCCAGACAGTCTTATCTTGTGCAGCTGTTGTCCGTCCTCCACCTCTTCCTGTACGAGCAATATTCCCGGTACCCCTAGTGGCTGGCTGCCCTCTACCACGCTGAGCACCACCCCCGCGTTGAGCACCTCCACGCTGCGAATTGCCGCGAGGGCCACCTCTGCCTGGAGCTTGACCGCGCCCTCTTCCCTGCTGGCCGCCTCTCTGAGCTTGGGATTGAGCCTGAGCCTCGGCAGCTTTTTGGGCTTTGATCTTATCTCGGCCAGAGATAATGttatctgcttctttccaaccGCCTTCCAGGAATCGCTTATTTGAGTCGACGATTTTGAATTTATCTTTACCCGCCCACAAATAGTGCTCGAGCGGGACAGGTCGTTTCGCAGTCGAAATAACATagatatccttcttcttggtgcGACCCACCCAAGAGGCAAATTCATAAGTATTAGGGACCGTAGCAGATAGAAGAATCAGAGTGACATGTTCAGGAAGCATGATGATCACTTCTTCCCAAACGACGCCTCTTTCGAGATCATTAACATAATGTACCTCATCAAAGATCACGAACTCGACATCTCTAATAAGATCTGCTCCACGATAAAGCATACTTCGGAGAATTTCAGTGGTCATGATCAGACAGCTTGCTTCTGGATTGATCTGGACGTCACCCGTAAGGATACCAACATCGTCGAATGTAGTCCTAAAATCCCTGAATTTCTGATTACTGAGAGCCTTGATGGGTGATGTGTAGATAGCCTTAGTCATATGCTTGGCAGCCAAAGCAATAGCATATTCAGCAACAACTGTCTTTCCCGCTGACGTATGAGCCGCGACAAAAACGGAATCACCGCTCTCCAAATGGTAAACAGCCTCTTTCTGGAAGGTGTCCAGTTCAAAGGGCCACTCTCTAGCCATATCCGGCACAAGCTCGCTGAAATTTGGAATGTCTTTGTTAACATCCACAACGTGCGCCCATTCCCTGCCACCTTTCTTCTGGACACCTGATAACAAAGGAGCACGGGGTTCCAGTGCTGGGAACTCAACGGGCAGTAATGAATCtatatcctcctcatctccgCTCAGCTCGTCATCGTCAATCTTCACTCCTCCAACATCTGAAGCCGTGTCGTCCTTTTCAACTGGGAGATCCGCTTCCTCCTGCTGGAGGACATGTTCAACTTCTTGATCATTCTCAGCAGCttcttttgactttgctACTTCGAATTTCAGGCCACGGCTGAACCCAGGAGCGACTTCTAGAAGGCCACCCTCAGCGCCGAAGTTAATGATCCGGTCAAGGCCAGATGGCTTGCCTCCCGGTCTCGAGCTATCTGCTGTCTGGGCTTCAGATTCCATTTCAGCGATagcctcaacaccatcaagTCCACCTGGCGCGAAGGGAAAGAATCCAGCGGCGCCTCTG from Aspergillus oryzae RIB40 DNA, chromosome 7 includes the following:
- a CDS encoding SKI complex RNA helicase subunit SKI2 (cytoplasmic exosomal RNA helicase SKI2, DEAD-box superfamily), translating into MAQAEALAATLAELNLNAQGLSGSAFDDRLAEEESGQYQNRGPRPRARQNAEDLIKELEADFLTPSSQFSPEWLNRLQRRWDVSTDYKDLFEVAPTQTRTIVRFDREGLEGRVTGYHEVTVPATSANAKNSTSLLRRPAGRADFVRGAAGFFPFAPGGLDGVEAIAEMESEAQTADSSRPGGKPSGLDRIINFGAEGGLLEVAPGFSRGLKFEVAKSKEAAENDQEVEHVLQQEEADLPVEKDDTASDVGGVKIDDDELSGDEEDIDSLLPVEFPALEPRAPLLSGVQKKGGREWAHVVDVNKDIPNFSELVPDMAREWPFELDTFQKEAVYHLESGDSVFVAAHTSAGKTVVAEYAIALAAKHMTKAIYTSPIKALSNQKFRDFRTTFDDVGILTGDVQINPEASCLIMTTEILRSMLYRGADLIRDVEFVIFDEVHYVNDLERGVVWEEVIIMLPEHVTLILLSATVPNTYEFASWVGRTKKKDIYVISTAKRPVPLEHYLWAGKDKFKIVDSNKRFLEGGWKEADNIISGRDKIKAQKAAEAQAQSQAQRGGQQGRGRGQAPGRGGPRGNSQRGGAQRGGGAQRGRGQPATRGTGNIARTGRGGGRTTAAQDKTVWVQLVQHLRKENLLPGCIFVFSKKRCEENADSLSNQDFCNASEKSLTHMFIEKSLTRLKPEDRTLPQILRLRDLLSRGIAVHHGGLLPIMKEIVEILFAKSLVKVLFATETFAMGLNLPTRTVVFSGFRKHDGKGFRDLLPGEYTQMAGRAGRRGLDTVGYVIITSTGKDEAPPAGALKRMILGEPTKLRSQFRLTYNMILNLLRVEALRIEEMIKRSFSENATQALLPEHEKQVQLSEASLAKIKREPCDICDIDLVACHNAAMEYGKLTSELHVGLLASPVGKRLFMPKRLVVYRKDGYRTAGIIVREGVGGGPTPTVQILEIGKLGGRRHPSDILPFLPKFRHLFQTLPTRGADMTLKVCKIPLSDLECLTNTMVKLTGPTWYLNIKKEAIKFADKELHKYCGSWTSTAWDEIDWTRIKELQVRDILEKRQAQATIAESCKCLQCPDFLKHFEMQHDEWQVKENISQLKQLMSDQNLQLLPDYEQRIQVLKELGFVDEQSRVQLKGKVACEIHSADELVLTELVLENVLAEYEPEEIVALLSAFVFQEKTENVPTLTPRLEKGKEAIVKISEKVNDFQIQYQVIQSSEDSNDFASQPRFGLAEVVYEWAKGMSFNRITDLTDVMEGTIVRTITRLDETCREVKNAAKLVGDPSLYTKMQQAQELIKRDVIFAASLYM